The stretch of DNA AGAAGCTGCGCAGCCGCTTCAAAGCGGTCTCATCGGTATCCGCGACCGGCGTGAAGATGCACCAACGGCCTTCGAAGAGGCCGGGGAAGCCGGCATCCGGGCCGGATTTCTCCGTACCGGCCAGCGGGTGGCCGGGGATGAAATGCACATTATCAGGCATATGCGGCAGCATCTGCGCAATGACAGAAGCCTTGGTGGAGCCGACATCGGTGACGATCGCCCCGGGCTTCAGGCTTGCCGAAATCTCCTTCGCCACACTTTCCGAAGCGCCGACCGGCACCGAGACGATCACCAGATCGGCATCCTTGACGGCATCCTGTGAAGACGTCGTGTAGCGGTCGCCGAGGCCGAGTTCCTCCGCACGCTTCAGCGTATCGGGGCTGCGCGTGGCGACGACGATCTCCCTTGCAAGACCAAGCCGCCTGATGTCATAGGCGAGCGAAGAGCCGATCAGGCCGATGCCGATCAGCGCGATCCGATCGAACTGCACACTCATGCCTGATGACCCATGAATTCGGTGAGCGCGGCAATCACGCCGCGGTTGGCCTCTTCGGGGCCGATGCTCATGCGCAGCGCATTGGCGAAACCATAGCCGCGCACGGCGCGCAGGATGTAGCCGCGGCTCGTCAACAAATCATCGGCATCCGCGGCGCGCTTGCCGTCGATCTCGGGGAAATGAATGAGGACGAAATTGGCGACGGACGGCGTCACCTTCAACCCGATCGCTTCGAGTGCCTGGGTGAGCGTCTCGACCCACATCTGATTGAAGGAGACGGCCTGCTGGATGAAGGCCTGGTCGCGGATGGCAGCGGCAGCGGCGGCGATTGCCGGCGCGTTCAAGTTGAACGGCGCGCGCACGCGATTCAGCGCATCGACGATCTCGGCGGGCGCATACATCCAGCCGACGCGCAGCGCCGCAAGGCCATAAGCCTTCGAGAAGGTGCGGGTCATCACCACGTTGGCATTGGAGGAGACGACCTCGATGCCGGCTTCATAATCGTTGCGGCGCACATATTCGGCATAGGCGGCATCGAGCACGAGGACGACATGTTTCGGCAGTCCGGCCTGAAGGCGGCGGATCTCGCTGACGGAAACATAGGTGCCGGTTGGATTGCCGGGATTGGCGATGAAGACGATCTTCGTCTTCTCGGTCACCGCGGCAAGGATCGCATCGACATCGACGGTATAGTCTTTCTCCTTGACGACAACAGGCGTGGCGCCGGCGCCCAGGATCTGGATCTTGTAGACGAGGAAGCCGTGCTCGGTGATGATGCCCTCGTCGCCGGCACCGAGATAGACATGGCAGAGCAAGCCGAGCAGTTCGTCGGAACCGTTGCCGCAGAGAATGTTTGCCGGATTGAGGCCGTGCACGGCGGCAATCGCCTCACGCAGTTCGATCGCCTGCCCGTCAGGATAACGCCCCAGATTGTCGGCAACCGTCTTGAAGGCTTCGATTGCCTTCGGGCTGGCGCCGAGCGGCGTTTCGTTGGACGAAAGCTTGTAGACGCGGGCAACACCCGGCGCATGTTCCTTGCCCGGCACATAGGCTGCGATATCGAGAATACCGGGACGCGGAACGGGCTTGCTCATCTCAACGCTCATGGGTTCGACCTTGGAATTGCCGGAAATCCGGGCTGAAAAACACCAAGTGGCATTAAAGCGGAATGAGATTGTTGTCGAGACCTATGGGCGTGACACAAGCAGTTGGAGACCGCCGAGAGCTACCTGCTGCGTGTGGTCGGCACGCCATGCGGTGCGAGAACCGGCACGAAGACGCGGCGGGAGGCCCGCGCCGCCACCGGCAGCCCCTGATAGAGCCGCTTCTGCGCTTCGACGATGATGACGCCCGAGAAGGCCGGCCACAGCGTTCGACCGATCCGCTCGAAGGCGCGGCGAAGCCGCAGGATGGTCCTCAACTTCGAGGGCGGGAAGAACAGCGCTTCAGCCGTCGCGCCCGGGGTGAAATTCGTCTCGCGCAGCAGATTGGTCAACTGACCGCGGGAATAGGGCCGGCCCGAACCGAAGGGTGTATGCTCCATGCGTGCCCAGACGCCGCGCCGGTTCGGCACGACGATGACCAGCCGTCCACCCGGCGCCAGCACCCGCCAGAGCTCCTTCAGCGTCTCGCGCGGGCTTTCGGCGAATTCCAGCGAATGCACCATCAGCACCCGGTCGATCGACGAATCCGGCAGCGGCAGTTCCTCGTCGAAGACAAGCGCCGTCGTCGAGAGCGAGCCCATCGGCCAATTCACCGCGCCCTGCCCGGCCGGCATGAAAGCGAAGGTACGCTCGGTATCGGCCTGGAAGCGATCGAGGAAGGGCACGGCATAACCGAGACCGACCAGACGCTCCTGCGGCAGCCGCACCCAGAGCGAGGACAGCGCCATGGCGATCGACTGCTCGGCAAGACGTCCGAGCTCGGAATGATAGAACTGGCGTAAGTCGACGATATCGGCGTGCATTGCGACAAATGTTATCAGCGGGCGGTTGGACTTCAAGGCCGGAACCTCTACATTTCCGCGAGACTCCTGGGATAAGGGATTATTGAACGATGAAACCTTTGGAAATAGACGTTTTTCTCTGCCGCACCGACAATTTCGGCGTTCTCGTGCACGATCCGGAGACAGGCTTTACCGCGGCGATCGATGCGCCGGAGGAGGCGCCGATCCTGGAAGCGGCGACACGTCGCGGCTGGAAAATCACCCATATCTTCACCACTCATCATCACACCGACCATGTCACTGCCAACCTGGCGCTGAAGGAACAATTCGGCTGCGAGATCATCGGCCCGATCAACGAGGCCGTCGCCATTCCCGGCCTCGATCGGACGATGGCCGATGGCGACAGCTTCCTTTTCGGCGATCACACCGTCAACGTCATCGAGACACCCGGCCACACCGCCGGCCACATCTGCTATCACTTCGTCGATGACAAGCTGCTGTTTGCAGCCGACACGCTGTTTGCGCTCGGCTGCGGCCGGCTGTTCGAACGCCCGGCCGCCGATATGTGGCATTCCCTGCAGAAACTCGCCGTGTTGCCCGATGAGACCGCCATCTACTTCGGCCATGAATACACATTGTCCAATGCCCGCTTCGCGCTGACCGTCGATCCCGACAATGAGCGACTGAAGAGCCGCGCCGCCGAGATCGAGGCCTTGCGCGCCGATGGCAAATTCACCATCCCGACGACATTGGGGCTGGAAAAGGAAACCAACCCGTTCCTGCGCGCCGCCGATCCGGCGATCCGCCGCAATCTGCTGATGGAAGGCAAGACCAACGAGGAAGTCTTTGCAGAGATCCGCAAGCGCAAGGACCATTTCTGATGTCGCCTGAGGACATCATCCGCGAACTCGGCATGCAGCCGCATCCCGAAGGTGGCTGGTACGTGCAGACATTCCGCGATACGGCGGGCGGGGAACGCGGCCACTCGACAGCGATCTATTACCTGCTGACCAGGGGACAGCGTTCGCACTGGCATCGCGTCCATGACGCGGCGGAGGCCTGGCATTATTACGCCGGCGCGCCGCTCTCGCTGCACCGCTCGGAAGACGGAACGGCAAGCCAAACCCTGACGCTCGGAACCAACCTGTCCGCCGGCGAGCGGCCGCAGGCGATCATTCCCGCCAATTGGTGGCAATCGGCCGAAACCCTCGGCGATTTCACCCTGGTCGGCTGCACCGTCTCGCCCGGCTTCGAGTTTTCGAGCTTCGAGATGGCGCCGCCCGGTTGGAAGCCCGGCGGCTAGAGCATGATGCCGAAAAGTGTGAGCGGTTTTCGGGCGACACCATGCTCCAACTATCTAAGGCCTATTCTGCTGCTGCGGGCTGCGCCTGGCTCTTGCGGCGGAACATGTCCTGGGCGGCGAGCACCGCCCCGCCGGTGACGAGCACGCAGGCGAGAGCAATGCGCCAGCTCGGCTCGGCAAATCCAAACAGCAGCAGAATAAGCGTCGAAAGCAGAGGTGCGGCGTAACTTGCCGCGCCGAGAATCTGGATATCGCCGTTCTTGACGCCGTAATCCCACGCGTAGAAGGCAGCCCCGACCGGAAAGAGCCCAAGCCCGGCGACGGCGACCCACTCGAAACTCGTTGCCGACCAGACGGTCGTCTCCAGGCCGAGATGGCAGAGCAACGACAGCATGGATGTCGCAAGGCAGAAGCCGGTGACGACATCCGTGGAGACGGCGTCGAAACGCCGCGTCAGCAGCGAATAGCCGGACCATGTGAAGGCGCAGAGAAAGGCGGCACCGTAACCGACGGCATAGGCGCCGTCGAAATCGATGCCGTTGCGACCGACGATCAGGAAGGTACCGCAAAGTCCGGCAAGCGCACCCGCCGCATGATACCAGTGCAACCGTTCGCCCGGCAGCAGCGCCGAACCGACGACGATCAACAGCGGCCAGAGATAGGCGACCAGCCCCGCCTCCACCGCCGGCGCGTTCCGGAGCGCGGTAAAATAGAGGAAGTGATAACCGAACAGCCCCGCAATGCCGGTTATCCAGACCTTGGCCGGCTGCTTCAGCAGCGCCAGCCGCGCGGGATTGAGGATAAGCACGACGAGGCCGGGAATGCTGCCGATCGCAAAGCAGACGGCCGAAAGCTGGAACGGTGGCATCTTGCCGGAGGCGGCCGTGAACAACGCCAGGAACGACCACATCAGAATGGCCGTAAAGCCGATCAACGTCGCGCGAAGCTTCACCTGTCCCCCTTCACGGAGGCAGAAGCCCCGTCAGCTGTTGCTGCCGTATTTGACGGCAGTGATCGTCACCATTCCATATTCGGTTGGAATGCGCACATAAACAGGAGCGTATACATTTGCCGCGTCCGACTTGGCAAACCAGATTTCCATGCGATCGCTCTTGCTCAGATAGTCGATATCCTTGCGGCCCTTCTTGTAGCCCGAGCGCGGCACGAAGCGGACGCTGCAGACGGTCGCCTTGCCCTTGAACCCATTGGTGGAAAAATCCTCGTCGCCCTTCGGCGACAGCACCAGATCCATGCGCGTCTCGCCGTCGAAGATCGGCAGCGTCTGCGAGCAGACCTTGGTATCGCCGGTGAAGACCAGGCCGGAGATCGGATCGAGCACCGAGCGCATGTCGCGCGGCGTGACGTCGATCCAGTTCTTCGGGCGCTTCGGCATCGGTGTCGTCGTCGCCGAGATGATGTTGCCGTTGCGGTAGCTGACCTCGTAGACGCGGGCCTTCCTCTTGCCGCTCTTGTAGTAGAGCGAGTATTTCTGCGCCTGCAATCTGTCATTGCGCACGACGCCGCTCACGCTGGTCTTGGCCGAAATCGTCGTGATGAGATCGGCAAGACCGGCGGAATTGATGCTCCCGGCGATCTTGTAGCTGTGATCGTCCTCGATCTGCGTCAGGAACGCGGCGCGCGCGATCGGCAGCCCGGCGAGCGCCACCCGGTATTCCGTCCGATGCTGGATTTCGGCCGCCGATGCGGGTATGGCAAGAAGTGCGGCGATGGCCGAAATGAAAATCCGTCTGCCCGAATGAGCCATGGAAAAAAGCCTTGTCTTGCTGCGCGCTGGCAACCTTTGCTGAGCGGTCTATACTCCTGCCGCGAAGGGAAGAAAACAGCAGCTTTTTGACAGAATTGCGGGAGAGGCCAAGGTTTGGCTTGACGCGAGCAGCCTGTCTGACTATAGAACCGCAACTTTCCAATCATGCCCGTTGGATTGCGCGCCTGGTTTTGCCGGGAATGGCAATTCGATGGCCCGAGAAAAACAAGAATAGGTGTTCCATGTCCCGCGTGTGCGAATTGACCGGCAAGGCCGTCCTGACTGGTAACAATGTCAGCCATGCCAACAACAAGACCAAGCGCCGGTTCCTGCCGAACCTGTGCCAGGTCACGCTGATTTCCGACGCTCTCAACCAGCGTTATCGTCTTCGCGTTTCGGCTGCCGCTCTTCGCACCGTCGAGCATCGTGGCGGCCTCGATGCCTTCCTGCTGAAGGCCAGCGAAAACGAATTGTCGATGCGCGCGCGCCTGTTGCGCCGTCAGATCGCCAAGAAGACCGCCGAAGCCGCTGCTGCGTAAGCTTCCTTCTGCCCTTCTTTCATACGGCTTCAAAAGGCTTGAACGGATAATACCGGACAAGCCTTTTGCTTTGCCGGTTTGCTCCTCCAACTGGTGGCATCACCCAGGATAAAAAAATGCTGAAGACCCGCTATACCATCGCCTATGTCGCGCTGATGACGCTCGTCGTCGTCGCCTCCAACTTCCTCGTCCAGTTTCCGCTGAACGCCGAAGTCGCCGGCATCAACCTTGCCGACATCCTGACCTGGGGCGCCTTCTCCTATCCGATCGCTTTCCTGATCACCGACCTGACCAACCGTCAGTTCGGCCCGCAGGCAGCCCGCAAGGTCGTCTTTGCCGGCTTCGTCGTCGGTGTGACGCTCTCCTTCTTCACCTCGGTGCCACGCATCGCCATCGCCTCCGGCTCGGCCTATCTCGCCGGCCAGTTGCTCGATATCGCCGTCTTCAACCGCCTTCGCCGCCAGGCCTGGTGGCGCGCGCCGCTGGTCGGTTCGCTGATCGGCTCGGCGCTCGATACGGTGATGTTCTTCTCGCTTTCCTTCGCCGCGTTCTTCGTCTTCCTCGGCCCGAACGACCCCTTTGCGCTGGAAGCAGCCCCCGTCCTCGGCGTTTTCGCCACGGAGGCTCCGCGATGGATTTCCTGGGCGATCGGCGATTTCGTCGTGAAGATGATCGTCGGCCTCGTCATGCTGCTGCCTTATGGCGCGCTGATGAACGTGCTGCGGCCGATGCAGGCCGCTCGCGCCAGCTAATCACGGACGCCGCCGGACCGCACCGGCGGTGATCGCGGGATGCAGCAGAGCCTCGGCAACCAGATCGTCGATATCTCTTGACGAATCGAGCCGCAACACCGGCGCCGTCTGCGTATCCAGCCATTGTTCATGCGCCGCAAGGCTGCGACCCTCGGGGCCGGCCGTCTCATAGCTGGCCGCCCATTCCTGGAATTCCCCGCTTTTAACTTCCATGTCGCCACCAGGCCCGATCCTGTTTCCATATCGGGCAATCTCCCGCACGCGGATGCGCGCCATTCGAAGCCCCGGCTCGATCCTGAGGAATAGGATCAGATCGTAAAGCGGCTCCAATGGCCCACCCCATTTCAGCGCGGATCCGGAGAGGACCCAGCCGTCATGCCGTGCCGCTTCCTCGAGGAGCAGCCGGATGCGCTCGTCGGCATTCCTCGGCGTCGTGAACGGCGGATCGGTCGGCATCCAGAAGAAATCATCAGTGTCGAGATGGGCGATATCGAGCCTTTCGGCAAGCGCATGGCCGAGCGATGTCGTACCGGAACCGGACGCGCCCATGACATGAATATGCACCATGAATCTCCCTGCGAAGACTGCTTCCCGATGCCGCGGGGGATAGCCGAGGCATATGACATCGGTCTGACGTCTTGGATTAATTCCGCTTCTGGGAACTCGGCGCTGCCCACGCGGCCTCTTCCGAAAGCCGGAATTCCAGCATCAGATTGCGCTGCAGGATCGAATGATTGTCGTCCGACACCAGAATGATATGGGTCGTGCCGTCGGCGGCCTGAAAAGCATCGAGCCCTTCCATATTGTCGATCTGCGAGTTGAAATTACCTTCCAGCAGCAATTCGCCGTCAACGACGGCGCCGGGCCTGATGTCGGCGCCCTTGATGCGCCGAAGGCGCATGCCGATGCCTTCGGCCATGTTGAAGCGGCGCTCCAGCAGCAACAGGTCGCCGTTCGGCAGGAAGGCGCCGTCGGTGATGTCGAAGCTGCCATCCCGCTCGACCGAGAAACGTCCTTTCAGCGGCCCGCTGAGAATGGCCGCCATCCGGTTGCCATCGCTGTCGAGACCGCGCTCGGAGATGATGACCACCCCGCCCTTGAGTGGGCTCGATGCCGGCGCCACGGTGATGGTTTCGATACCTCGATTGTCGCTCAGCATCTTCCGCGGGATGAGGATCGGCAGGGTGGCGATCGCTCCCGAGCCGGCAAAGCCGGGATCGGGATAGACATCGACGCGATGAGCCTGCTCGAAGGAGACCAGGATCCGGTCGCCGTCGAGCGCCAGGCCTTCGGCATCCATATGTCCCTTGCCCTCGAAGCTGCGCCCGGCGCTGTTCTTCATCGGCGTGATCTCGACATCCGAAAGGCCGGAAAGCCTGCCCTTGACGTCGCGCTCGATGCTGCCGGTCAGCCACTGGCCGGTATCGAGCACGACGACGAAATGTTTTTGGTCCGGCCGGAAACGGATGGAGGAGAGCGAGCCGAACAGCGCTCGGCTGGACACCATTTCCAGCCCGCCCAGAAATTCCAGCGATCCGAATTGCATCTCCGAAGAGCCGATCCTGAAATCGGAGATTTGCCGGCTAATGACCGGCACGTCGTCGCCGGCCCATGACGAGGAAGCGCCGGCTGCGATACCGAGAGCGATCGACGCCGCACGGCAGAGGCGCTTGACCGTCATTCTTCCAGCGGCGTCAGCCGGCACGGCGTATCCGGCCGCCGCGCGGCTGCACGGATTGGTCTTCGAAAAGCGAGGCAAGCTGCTCGGTCATCGCACCGGCAAGCTCGTCCGCATCGACGATCGTCACGGCGCGGCGATAGTAGCGCGTCACGTCATGGCCGATGCCGATCGCCAGCAACTCGACAGGCGAGCGTGTCTCGATCTGCTCGATGACGGCACGCAGGTGCCGCTCCAGATAATTGCCCGGATTGACCGACAGCGTCGAATCGTCCACTGGCGCTCCGTCCGAGATCATCATCAGGATGCGGCGCTGCTCGCGGCGCGCGAGCAGGCGATTATGCGCCCAGATCAGCGCCTCGCCGTCGATATTTTCCTTGAGCAGGCCCTCGCGCATCATCAGCCCGAGATTGGCGCGCGCGCGCCGCCACGGCGCGTCGGCCGACTTGTAGATGATATGACGCAGGTCGTTGAGGCGGCCAGGCGTCTGCGGCTTGCCGCCGGCAAGCCAGCTTTCACGCGCCTGCCCGCCCTTCCAGGCCTTGGTCGTAAAGCCCAGGATCTCGACCTTGACGCCGCAGCGCTCCAGCGTGCGGGCGAGAATATCAGCGCAAGTGGCGGCAACCGTGATCGGCCGGCCGCGCATCGAGCCGGAATTGTCGATGAGCAGGGTAACGACAGTATCGCGGAACTGGGTGTCGCGCTCCATCTTGAAGGAGAGCGCCTGCATCGGATCGATGATGATGCGCTGCAGCCGGGCCGGATCGAGATAACCCTCTTCCAGGTCGAAATCCCAGGAGCGGTTCTGCTGCGCCATCAGGCGGCGCTGCAGCCGGTTGGCGAGACGGCCGACCGCGCCCTGGAGATGCGCCAGCTGCTTGTCGAGGAAGGCGCGCAGGCGCTCCAGCTCGGCGGCGTCGCAAAGTTCCTCGGCGGTGATGATCTCGTCGAACTCTTCGGTAAAGACGTGATAATCGACCTTCTCGTTGAAATCGGCAAAAGGCGTATTCGGCCGGCGGGTCTCGCCCGGCGTTTCCGAATCGTCCTCGCCCTCTTCCATCATGTCGTCGTCGGAGATTTCGGCGCCTTCGGTCTCGCCGTCCTCCATCTGCTCGTCGGCGACCTCACTGTCCTCGACGGGGGCGGCATCGGTACCGGCATCCTCGTCGACCTCGTCCTGGTCCTGTTCGTCGCCGCTCGGCTGGTCTTCCTGCTCCGACTGGTCGTCATTGTCGGCGTCGCTGTCATCGTCGCCGTATTCCTCGGCCATTTCCATCGCCGACAGCATGTTGCGGATGACCTTGGCGAAGGCCTGCTGGTCGTTGATCGCGCTCGACAGATTGTCGAGTTCGGACCCTGCCTTGTCCTCGATAAAGTCGCGCCAGAGGTCCAGCACCTTGCCGGCGGAGGCTGGCGGGCGCTGGCCAGTCAGCTTCTCGCGCACCATCATCGCAACCGCTTCGCCGACCGGTGCGTCTTCCTGGCGCTCGATGCCGGTCAAATTCGCCTTGGAATATTTCTCTTCCGTCATGGAGCGCAGGTTCGATGCCATGCCCTCCATGCGCAGCGCGCCGATCGATTCGACGCGCGCCTGTTCGACTACATCGAAGATCGCCCGGGCGTCCGAGCCTTGCGGCGCCATCGTCGCATGCATCTTCTCGTCATGGCAGGCGAGCCGCAGCGCCATCGAATCGCCGAGACCACGGGTGACCGCCAGCTCATGCGCCGTCGGCCGTTTGGAAAGTTCCGGCAGCCGAATGCGCTCGCCGGTCATCCCCGGCCGCTCATTGGCGAAGGTCACCTCGACGTCGCCGTCACCGGCGATCGAGCGCACGCAGCCGGTTATCGCCCGGCGCAATGGCTCGACGTCGACAGGCGCGCCGGGCTTT from Rhizobium leguminosarum bv. trifolii WSM1325 encodes:
- a CDS encoding Prephenate dehydrogenase (PFAM: Prephenate dehydrogenase; NAD-dependent glycerol-3-phosphate dehydrogenase domain protein; NADP oxidoreductase coenzyme F420-dependent; 6-phosphogluconate dehydrogenase NAD-binding~KEGG: ret:RHE_CH03809 cyclohexadienyl dehydrogenase), with translation MSVQFDRIALIGIGLIGSSLAYDIRRLGLAREIVVATRSPDTLKRAEELGLGDRYTTSSQDAVKDADLVIVSVPVGASESVAKEISASLKPGAIVTDVGSTKASVIAQMLPHMPDNVHFIPGHPLAGTEKSGPDAGFPGLFEGRWCIFTPVADTDETALKRLRSFWEALGSKVDEMDAEHHDKVLAIVSHLPHIIAYNIVGTADDLETVTESEVIKYSASGFRDFTRLAASDPTMWRDVCLHNRDAILEMLARFSEDLAYLQRAIRWGEGDKIFELFTRTRAIRRSIVQAGQDVDAPDFGRHALDKK
- a CDS encoding histidinol-phosphate aminotransferase (TIGRFAM: histidinol-phosphate aminotransferase~PFAM: aminotransferase class I and II~KEGG: rec:RHECIAT_CH0004081 histidinol-phosphate aminotransferase protein), with translation MSVEMSKPVPRPGILDIAAYVPGKEHAPGVARVYKLSSNETPLGASPKAIEAFKTVADNLGRYPDGQAIELREAIAAVHGLNPANILCGNGSDELLGLLCHVYLGAGDEGIITEHGFLVYKIQILGAGATPVVVKEKDYTVDVDAILAAVTEKTKIVFIANPGNPTGTYVSVSEIRRLQAGLPKHVVLVLDAAYAEYVRRNDYEAGIEVVSSNANVVMTRTFSKAYGLAALRVGWMYAPAEIVDALNRVRAPFNLNAPAIAAAAAAIRDQAFIQQAVSFNQMWVETLTQALEAIGLKVTPSVANFVLIHFPEIDGKRAADADDLLTSRGYILRAVRGYGFANALRMSIGPEEANRGVIAALTEFMGHQA
- a CDS encoding Methyltransferase type 11 (PFAM: Methyltransferase type 11~KEGG: rec:RHECIAT_CH0004082 putative methyltransferase protein), giving the protein MHADIVDLRQFYHSELGRLAEQSIAMALSSLWVRLPQERLVGLGYAVPFLDRFQADTERTFAFMPAGQGAVNWPMGSLSTTALVFDEELPLPDSSIDRVLMVHSLEFAESPRETLKELWRVLAPGGRLVIVVPNRRGVWARMEHTPFGSGRPYSRGQLTNLLRETNFTPGATAEALFFPPSKLRTILRLRRAFERIGRTLWPAFSGVIIVEAQKRLYQGLPVAARASRRVFVPVLAPHGVPTTRSR
- a CDS encoding hydroxyacylglutathione hydrolase (KEGG: ret:RHE_CH03812 hydroxyacylgluthatione hydrolase protein~TIGRFAM: hydroxyacylglutathione hydrolase~PFAM: beta-lactamase domain protein) — protein: MKPLEIDVFLCRTDNFGVLVHDPETGFTAAIDAPEEAPILEAATRRGWKITHIFTTHHHTDHVTANLALKEQFGCEIIGPINEAVAIPGLDRTMADGDSFLFGDHTVNVIETPGHTAGHICYHFVDDKLLFAADTLFALGCGRLFERPAADMWHSLQKLAVLPDETAIYFGHEYTLSNARFALTVDPDNERLKSRAAEIEALRADGKFTIPTTLGLEKETNPFLRAADPAIRRNLLMEGKTNEEVFAEIRKRKDHF
- a CDS encoding protein of unknown function DUF985 (PFAM: protein of unknown function DUF985~KEGG: rec:RHECIAT_CH0004084 hypothetical protein) encodes the protein MSPEDIIRELGMQPHPEGGWYVQTFRDTAGGERGHSTAIYYLLTRGQRSHWHRVHDAAEAWHYYAGAPLSLHRSEDGTASQTLTLGTNLSAGERPQAIIPANWWQSAETLGDFTLVGCTVSPGFEFSSFEMAPPGWKPGG
- a CDS encoding protein of unknown function DUF6 transmembrane (PFAM: protein of unknown function DUF6 transmembrane~KEGG: ret:RHE_CH03814 hypothetical protein), with translation MKLRATLIGFTAILMWSFLALFTAASGKMPPFQLSAVCFAIGSIPGLVVLILNPARLALLKQPAKVWITGIAGLFGYHFLYFTALRNAPAVEAGLVAYLWPLLIVVGSALLPGERLHWYHAAGALAGLCGTFLIVGRNGIDFDGAYAVGYGAAFLCAFTWSGYSLLTRRFDAVSTDVVTGFCLATSMLSLLCHLGLETTVWSATSFEWVAVAGLGLFPVGAAFYAWDYGVKNGDIQILGAASYAAPLLSTLILLLFGFAEPSWRIALACVLVTGGAVLAAQDMFRRKSQAQPAAAE
- a CDS encoding conserved hypothetical protein (KEGG: ret:RHE_CH03815 hypothetical protein); the protein is MAHSGRRIFISAIAALLAIPASAAEIQHRTEYRVALAGLPIARAAFLTQIEDDHSYKIAGSINSAGLADLITTISAKTSVSGVVRNDRLQAQKYSLYYKSGKRKARVYEVSYRNGNIISATTTPMPKRPKNWIDVTPRDMRSVLDPISGLVFTGDTKVCSQTLPIFDGETRMDLVLSPKGDEDFSTNGFKGKATVCSVRFVPRSGYKKGRKDIDYLSKSDRMEIWFAKSDAANVYAPVYVRIPTEYGMVTITAVKYGSNS
- a CDS encoding ribosomal protein L28 (TIGRFAM: ribosomal protein L28~PFAM: ribosomal protein L28~KEGG: ret:RHE_CH03816 50S ribosomal protein L28), which translates into the protein MSRVCELTGKAVLTGNNVSHANNKTKRRFLPNLCQVTLISDALNQRYRLRVSAAALRTVEHRGGLDAFLLKASENELSMRARLLRRQIAKKTAEAAAA
- a CDS encoding conserved hypothetical protein (TIGRFAM: conserved hypothetical protein~PFAM: protein of unknown function DUF165~KEGG: ret:RHE_CH03817 hypothetical protein), producing the protein MLKTRYTIAYVALMTLVVVASNFLVQFPLNAEVAGINLADILTWGAFSYPIAFLITDLTNRQFGPQAARKVVFAGFVVGVTLSFFTSVPRIAIASGSAYLAGQLLDIAVFNRLRRQAWWRAPLVGSLIGSALDTVMFFSLSFAAFFVFLGPNDPFALEAAPVLGVFATEAPRWISWAIGDFVVKMIVGLVMLLPYGALMNVLRPMQAARAS
- a CDS encoding conserved hypothetical protein (KEGG: rec:RHECIAT_CH0004090 hypothetical protein); the protein is MVHIHVMGASGSGTTSLGHALAERLDIAHLDTDDFFWMPTDPPFTTPRNADERIRLLLEEAARHDGWVLSGSALKWGGPLEPLYDLILFLRIEPGLRMARIRVREIARYGNRIGPGGDMEVKSGEFQEWAASYETAGPEGRSLAAHEQWLDTQTAPVLRLDSSRDIDDLVAEALLHPAITAGAVRRRP
- a CDS encoding conserved hypothetical protein (KEGG: ret:RHE_CH03819 hypothetical protein), which gives rise to MTVKRLCRAASIALGIAAGASSSWAGDDVPVISRQISDFRIGSSEMQFGSLEFLGGLEMVSSRALFGSLSSIRFRPDQKHFVVVLDTGQWLTGSIERDVKGRLSGLSDVEITPMKNSAGRSFEGKGHMDAEGLALDGDRILVSFEQAHRVDVYPDPGFAGSGAIATLPILIPRKMLSDNRGIETITVAPASSPLKGGVVIISERGLDSDGNRMAAILSGPLKGRFSVERDGSFDITDGAFLPNGDLLLLERRFNMAEGIGMRLRRIKGADIRPGAVVDGELLLEGNFNSQIDNMEGLDAFQAADGTTHIILVSDDNHSILQRNLMLEFRLSEEAAWAAPSSQKRN
- a CDS encoding cobalt chelatase, pCobT subunit (KEGG: rec:RHECIAT_CH0004092 cobalamin biosynthesis protein~TIGRFAM: cobalt chelatase, pCobT subunit~PFAM: Cobalt chelatase CobT subunit~SMART: von Willebrand factor type A) gives rise to the protein MAARGDNSKAKPGAPVDVEPLRRAITGCVRSIAGDGDVEVTFANERPGMTGERIRLPELSKRPTAHELAVTRGLGDSMALRLACHDEKMHATMAPQGSDARAIFDVVEQARVESIGALRMEGMASNLRSMTEEKYSKANLTGIERQEDAPVGEAVAMMVREKLTGQRPPASAGKVLDLWRDFIEDKAGSELDNLSSAINDQQAFAKVIRNMLSAMEMAEEYGDDDSDADNDDQSEQEDQPSGDEQDQDEVDEDAGTDAAPVEDSEVADEQMEDGETEGAEISDDDMMEEGEDDSETPGETRRPNTPFADFNEKVDYHVFTEEFDEIITAEELCDAAELERLRAFLDKQLAHLQGAVGRLANRLQRRLMAQQNRSWDFDLEEGYLDPARLQRIIIDPMQALSFKMERDTQFRDTVVTLLIDNSGSMRGRPITVAATCADILARTLERCGVKVEILGFTTKAWKGGQARESWLAGGKPQTPGRLNDLRHIIYKSADAPWRRARANLGLMMREGLLKENIDGEALIWAHNRLLARREQRRILMMISDGAPVDDSTLSVNPGNYLERHLRAVIEQIETRSPVELLAIGIGHDVTRYYRRAVTIVDADELAGAMTEQLASLFEDQSVQPRGGRIRRAG